In a single window of the Micrococcaceae bacterium Sec5.7 genome:
- a CDS encoding M15 family metallopeptidase produces the protein MTVNKITPNSPVNRIPSDLSAVGSQSLRREAALQLQRLFSVAASAGITMTAVSGYRSYAAQSSLYSSYVVAYGQAYAETISARPGYSEHQTGLAMDLGNPNGACGLQACFAGTPSGSYAAANAWKYGFIIRYPDGLSAITGYTYEPWHLRYVGTKVAADMHNRGVRTLEQYLGVASAPRY, from the coding sequence GTGACGGTCAATAAAATAACCCCGAACTCGCCGGTCAACCGCATCCCGTCTGACCTCAGCGCCGTCGGAAGCCAAAGCCTGCGCCGTGAAGCTGCACTGCAGCTCCAGCGGCTGTTCTCGGTCGCGGCATCCGCGGGAATCACGATGACTGCTGTCAGCGGGTACCGCTCGTATGCTGCTCAGTCAAGCCTGTACAGCAGCTACGTCGTGGCATATGGGCAGGCCTATGCGGAGACGATCTCAGCCCGCCCCGGCTACAGCGAGCACCAAACGGGCCTGGCAATGGACCTCGGCAATCCGAACGGGGCGTGCGGGCTCCAAGCATGTTTCGCGGGCACGCCGTCGGGGTCCTATGCCGCTGCCAATGCCTGGAAGTACGGCTTTATCATCCGATATCCCGACGGACTCAGTGCCATCACCGGCTACACCTACGAGCCGTGGCACCTTCGCTACGTCGGAACGAAAGTCGCTGCCGACATGCACAACCGTGGCGTGAGGACCCTGGAGCAATATCTGGGGGTCGCAAGCGCGCCCAGATATTAA
- a CDS encoding acyltransferase family protein, which translates to MVEQAVAKTHLTSRSGAVDFLRILGIVAVVAGHMGAWSGPIIREGVYTWHVPLFFFLSGYLWSENRLLMAELRKRARTLLIPYGFWLALVGIWWLSQMEVIEGPAIGRLVMGGSHLAGPFAAFWFVTALFVSVVVLRAIQGVPLWLQWTLAAAALVAASLAPDVVAQVPLSALVGCACLVFVMAGREFKRIRHRVTRALSAGALILLACGAVILAGWSTYLDLKYAQLGTPVLTVLVAVGICTGLVLVAEAVIPALGTRFNAGMTTLARCGFMVVLTHAVVLVALTKLNAAPWLIFTGSLAGCWIPALLILRTPLAPFLLGSPRLNESKSPTAAAAPERV; encoded by the coding sequence GTGGTTGAGCAAGCGGTAGCCAAGACCCACCTGACATCCCGATCCGGAGCTGTCGATTTTCTCCGGATCCTGGGCATAGTGGCTGTTGTGGCAGGGCACATGGGGGCATGGTCTGGCCCGATAATCCGTGAAGGTGTCTACACATGGCATGTCCCGCTCTTCTTTTTCCTGTCCGGATACCTTTGGTCCGAAAACCGCTTGCTGATGGCGGAACTCAGGAAACGTGCAAGGACCCTCCTCATACCGTACGGCTTTTGGCTAGCGTTGGTGGGCATCTGGTGGCTGTCACAGATGGAGGTCATCGAAGGCCCAGCCATCGGCAGACTCGTTATGGGCGGTTCCCACCTTGCGGGGCCCTTCGCCGCGTTCTGGTTTGTCACGGCGCTCTTTGTGTCAGTTGTGGTCCTCCGCGCGATCCAGGGCGTTCCCCTGTGGCTTCAGTGGACACTGGCTGCCGCAGCGCTCGTTGCCGCTTCCCTTGCGCCCGACGTTGTCGCGCAGGTTCCGCTCTCTGCTCTGGTGGGCTGTGCGTGTCTCGTCTTCGTTATGGCTGGCCGCGAATTCAAGAGGATTCGTCACAGAGTCACACGTGCGCTGTCCGCGGGAGCGCTGATCCTCCTCGCATGCGGTGCCGTCATCCTGGCGGGGTGGTCCACGTATCTTGACCTGAAGTATGCCCAGCTGGGCACGCCGGTGCTAACCGTCCTCGTTGCCGTCGGGATCTGTACCGGGCTGGTGCTGGTTGCCGAAGCCGTCATCCCGGCGTTGGGAACACGATTCAACGCGGGAATGACCACTTTGGCCAGATGCGGATTCATGGTGGTCCTCACCCATGCGGTGGTGCTGGTCGCACTGACCAAGCTGAACGCCGCTCCTTGGCTAATTTTCACTGGCTCGCTGGCCGGGTGCTGGATACCGGCCTTGCTGATTCTGAGAACACCCCTTGCACCCTTTCTCCTGGGCTCCCCGAGGCTGAACGAGTCAAAGAGCCCCACGGCCGCGGCCGCTCCTGAGCGGGTCTGA